agggtccgccaaataaaaaacaaagtaaaacagtatgaaattgtgttgtcctttaaggtcagtttgtttattcagtttattcagttatgaaaaatgaagagtttttttatttagtttgtttagacataaaaaagtAGTCAGTGTaggtctttctcttctgattaaaatggattccccaaaactacatgttgcacctttaacttatcattattttataaatGGATTAATTATTATTGCTGTGATGCTAACTGAGTCACTTCTTAGCTATGcacaaacaataatgataataataataataataataataattccacATGCAAGACAAAACTTTTAATGtgtcagttttatttgaataatGTCAGAATCAAATGGACAGagctcttttctttaaaaaaaatttaacatGCCACGTGTTATATTCACTACACAGTTTAAACAtttctaataataatgattacaataataataataataataatctatcACATCCCAAAGGCCACATTAAAGTTACAATAGAAATTGCAACTGATCTCTAAATACTAAAGTGTGTTGTTAAAGTAGGCTATGTATTCTGTCCCTTTGTCGTTGGTGAAGACTTGACGGTAGCTGAAATCCTCTGGTTCAGGTTCCACTCAGACAGTATTTCCCCCAAAAAAATACATCCATGCTTAAACTGAGCTCTTTGTATGAAAacatctcacacacatacagtagaacATTTTACTTGTCTTTGACaatgtgctttaaaaacaagtatAAAACAAACTGCATCTACTTTACATAGCTTGTGAAACAGTGAATTATTAAAGCTGAACTTAAAAGTGCTTACTCCTCTTTATGGCTCAATAAGAGATAAACACAGTCACGCTGCCAAGAAATCTGAACTTTGCCTTTTTTACTTATAAACCAAATgactgtttaaacacacactgttggATGGTGGGGTCACAGTAGTATGAAAGCCCTGAGCGGCAAGAGAGACTTGATccagtctgatctaaattgtttccttcttttgtttatgacTCTAGAACTGGTGAAAAATGGATCATCTTTCtatattctttaaatattttttttcatctgtgaaacagGTGGAATAAAAGTTTTacaggtgaaaaaaatgaatctgtgCAAACAGGTAAAAAAGCTTCTTATGACAGGTGAATTGTTTTTCGtcactgaaaatggatgaaaaataaagttttggcAGGTGTAAGTTATTTTTGGTCAGGATCGTTTGTCAAAGTGTTTGTCGTTATACGTTATACTCAGTTCAGCCGCAAGAGGCTGAAGTGCCTCTACCCCTTATTCTAAAGAGATGAATATTCAAGATGAATATTAATTTCTCCATGCACTCTAAACAAAATTTACATACATTGTGTGTTAGTAAGTTATGTAACATTACTGCCATGTTTCTTTTGGctataaatatattttcattggCGATGTCGCTATCTGTACAGAACATCCTGGCCGGTTTGTACTACACGTGTTCATGAGGGTCATAACTCCAAGCTGAGTTTGTAAGGAGTACAAACAGTGCCGCTATTCGTTGGGAAGAAGTAGTGCTTTAATCCCGGCCTCCTCCCATGATCTGTAGCAGGAAGCTGAACAGGTAGATGATGTCCAGGTAGAGGCTCAGGGTGGCAAAAACATATTCCTCTGGACTTATACTGTAGCGCTTGTTCCCTAACAGCAACTGAGTGTCAAATGCCAAGAACTGGGTCGGAAAGAGAGACATGAGGAGAAACCAAGGAGAGCacatgagtaaaaaataaacttcagcTGAACAATATTGATGTTTCTCAAATGTTTGATTCTCACCAGAGTAAAGAGGATGGCTGCTCCAACAGCATAGAGAGCATGTAACCAGGGGACCTGTAGTGTGAGAGAAAACAGCATTACAAAACACAGTTAAGAAGGATAGCAGCATGCTAATTGAAGAAAGACAGCGCAGGGCTTTGCTCGATTATCTGTGAGGCTAATCCCTTCTCACACACCCAAATATACAGCCGACAGCACCTGAGGCTTTAACCTGCAACTGTTGTTTAACTCATCATTAATCTCAGCTATTCTGGGCTGCTCCTAGAAAGGTGTGTGAGCAGATGGCAAGGGGTGAACTTACATATCCGAAAGGGACGACAATGGAGAGCGTGATGGCACAGAGAAGCATGACCATGCACAGAGAAAACAGGACGCCCTGGCAGGATGTGACGTCAATCTGCGACAGGAGGGAAGACATTTGATTTAATGAATTAAACCAAATTTGTATGTTTAATTTGGTTGTTTGAAAGCGGATGAGGCGGCTCATCTCACCTTGGTCTGGAAGCTGAAGATGGTGACAGAAAGACACACCAGAGCGGTGATTCCCAGACACAGAACCACTGATTTGGTGTTGTAAAagctggaggaagagaaggcAGTCTTTTACTCTTCAGGCTCAGATTACTTGAAATCAATGTGTCAGACAGACACCCACGTGCACACATGCCTGcattacaatatatatttacCTCGACACAAATCCCATCATGAAGGCCATGCTCAAAGTCTGAGGGAAAAAGTAGAGAAATGTTGCCACAGTTAGGCTCGACGTGTAAGAGCATATTGTATGTTACTGTATTGTGCTGTCATGGTGAGGAGTACTCACAAACAGGACCAACAAAATGATGTTCCAAGGAAACTGCCTCCTGGTGAcgttaaaaaaaaggaagaaattcTGCTTCAGCAACAAATTTATATCTACACAGCACCATGAATgtgatttaaaggagacatattatgtgAATATTCAGGTTATTAAGTTTATTTTGGTTTgctgctagaataggtttatatttatatatatattaatgctcataaaactgatcagTTTTGtcatactgtccagtgttgCAGCACTGCATTCCTCCTccgtctgaaacgctctgttttagctcctgtctctttaaggccctccctCCTGAatgcccagtctgctctgattggtcagctcacacatgcctgactcagcaccgctaacaacaactgAACAGCTGTGCTGAATCAATTCTTACCTGCCAAACTAGCCGTTAGGCATAAGttatgtgaacgtgtgactctgtgacttttgtgatgtcatgaagtcacgGAATTAAGACGGGCCTAgtgatgaggcgtttcaggagcaggagcttctgttggtgcggactttgacctttttgactttcaagatcttttacatgcacaagaacaaatACAAAACTCTGACagaaaggggggaaaaatgCATTGTAGGTCTCCTTTAATGATTCATTGTGTTGAGTGTTAAGAAAGGTTACCTCAAGTCTCCACAGCAGGACAGCGCAATGTAGGTGGCAAAGAACATGAGGCTGTcgggaaaaaaaggacaatgATGAGACAAAActtaatgaaaaacagaaaaaggtgaCACTGTAATGTGAGTTATGATGTGTTTTCACTCACTAAGATGCCATGTACAAGCCTGGATGAGTCTGAATAAAAAACCTCACAGGCGCACTGTGGAGACAGAAATGAAATGgatttaattcatgttttaatccGAGTGGTTACAGAGTGATTCAGACGAGCACAAGAGTAGTTACCAAAATGAGAAGAGAGCGACAATGCCGACTGTCACGAGCAGCTGAACCATGAGGATGGCGTAGACCTGCAGGAGGACACACACTGTGTCAGAGCTAAATGGCCTCAGTATGTTTTTGTAAGGGTGTCACTTGTTTCTCATTTCACATGCGTACCTTCCTGATGAAGGTCTGCCTGATGGTCTTGTCGTCCCAGGCGAACTGGGCCTCCATTTCGCCATAGCCTGTAGAAAGAAGAGCGGGAGGACAATGTTTACACCTGAACTAAGTGCAGTATTATTAAGATTAATAATTAGGATTACAAATTGCAAAGAagcatcataaaaaaaatcataatataGGAAATAAACATGCTTAAACTTGTTGTCTGTATGATGTCAGtcttatttttttcacctggtGCTCTGAATCAAACAAGCAAATACTGTTTGCTATAAGGGAGTATGTCAAACCACAAGATATTTTTTTACCTGCAGTTGCCTCCTGATAAGTGGGGGGCTCATTGTCATCGGTCACCTGCTGGGATTGTATAATGGCAGTTGGGTCATTGCAGGGTGTAATCAGCTGCATTCAAAGCAAAGCTGTGTGTACACTAACTGTACAGCTTTTAGATAAaatactctcacacacattaacCAGCACTGTAATAATATTATGTTCACCTTCTTTAGCTGTGCAGAGTCAATGACACATTCGATTTTACAGTAAAAGCTGCCTGCAGACCAAGGTTATTATGGTTAACTGAACCTAAACTAATACCTGGActtcaaaaaaacacagaaacaaactaaaatgacgtaataaaatacaaatatacgCGAAATGTCTTTAGTTTAAAGATACACTTcgtaagaaagttgatttttgggTGTCATTAGCAACTCGttaaatactgacgctttgagaTGACGACAGACCCGACCTGCAATCCCAAAGCATTAGTGTTTGACGAGTCGAGaaaagagactcaaaaatcaactttctcacAAAGTGGAGCTTTAAGTCTTTCAGTTCATTCAAAATGGCACTGAAACTGGGACGTCAGCATGACTGTGAGTCAGCTGCTTTCAACAAGTGCTGTGTtcaaataaactgaaacaagttAACACATGCTGGAATCTTactgaaacttttaaaaaagaaagaaattaaaacgaaatataaataaaaactaatgagAATTACAAAACTATAACGACGACGCCGCAGACAGCATTCCATAACAAAACTGTCTACAACACAGCCTCCATGTTTGATTAGTTCAAAGGATTAGGATGGATGTGATGAGCTTCCATCTTTTTATAGCCAGTACAGATGAAACTATAGTTGAAGCACACAAAAAATGATGTTCATCAGTgagctctttcacacacattcaagAACATCAAACCTTTTAATTTGATGTCATTATTTAGTTGATGAATGTGTCTTCCATGATGTTGTGATGAACAGAGATCAGAGACAGTCATATCTCCTCAATCCTAACTCAAATGCATAACCTCTTTGGAGAATATAAGTATCtattacagttttaaaacaaacatcttcattaaatcccattaaaatgtcatgattCTTCATGGACCAATCTCAATATAATACATTACTACATCTGTAGTGTAACTATAAggcaagaaagtaaaagacataCCTTTCCCTTTTTCATGATTTCACCCTTTTTGCACCTATGTGTTGCTGATGATGTGGTGGACTACTCTGAAGTCACAGGTGTAATATTTACACTTGTAAGCAGTCCttccaaaatataaaaatccaaaaacaaatccaaaatatgaaaaatctgatctcctcttcctcttgtttgTTGAGGTTCGTCTGGTCCAAAACACTGTGAGTGAATGTTGCTTGTAGACTAGTCGTTTGCTCTGAATTTGTCTCCAGTGTGGGGATTACACTGAAGCTTTATAGGCCTCCATGTGGTTAATCTCTCTCTAACCCTGATCCTGCGCCACCCCTATCCCCGGCCTGATGAAGCCGTTCCAGCAAAGTCCAGGTATTCCCAAAACACTGAGACAAGTCGGACTgtaccactgctgctgctgaacaggGGTGTCATTTATGTTTCTCTTCGCTGGCACAGACCCCTCAACAGTGTTCCAGGACAGTTAATCATCCTAGAGTTTACCAGAAAGACTCAAAGGACTTATATATCTGAATTACATATGCATTACATAACTATTTTGTTCCACTTTTGGAGGAAAATTAGGGGCTCAGACATGGAGGATATTTGATAATCAGCCTATTCAAATTGTATAAGAatatattattaaaacaaaacaaacaaagcactgcacatgtgaaattggtgatataaaataacatgttgACTGCCTGAATGCCTATGTTGTatgattatcttttttttttgtttatactaTACTATTTAATGTACACTCTTTCATCTAATCTCTgatgttttgcatttctatgtGCATAAATGGAACAATTAAACAGTAGACTATTTATTCATGCCATATCATTAATTcattgtcttctttttttagtAACACAACAGTGATCTGGTGAACTTTATGACCTCATGTTTTTGTGTAACAGACTGGTTTAGTAACAGGCACACTAGACTAATGGGATTGACGTTAAGAACATTATTGAGCGCACATACCTAAgctttaaaaactgtaataatgAGATTCACCAGAAAGCTCCCACCTTTGAACTACTACCAGAAACAACGTCAACATGGGCGTAGAAAGcatataaaactgtttttaatagAGTAGATGTAATTTCCTGTATCCTGGTGCCTTGTAGCTGGTGGTTTCATAAATGTATCTGGCTGTACGAGCATGAGGAAAATTATGTTTTGGCCTACATTTTGCAATTTCATCCAGGGGAAGTGTTTGTCCCCAGAGCCAGTGtttgaagatattaaaaaactaaaagtgCAGAAATTGATTCAATGACTGTTTTAGCTTTAACAGGCTATACGTATGCTGTTTTGGCTCAAATCACATATTTGCTAAAATTTCAGATAAAACTAACACATAAATTTAGCAAATCTCATGGAATATCTAAATTAATGCGACACAATTTATCACCAACAATgacttttgctgttttataGTCAGTAGATTTCTTAACCTCACACAATTATCAAGCATCAAGTTCTATCAACTATGTATGTATTaaagatgataataaaaaacCAAAGGTTACAGCCAGAGCTCGTCCCTGCCGCGATACCCTTCATCCCTTTTTGTTTACTACACTTGAAGAgatgtcatattttataatgaaTTTGCTTCAAAGTAAGACTGTACATAAAGAAAAACGctaatcacattttatggttTCCCCTTCCATTGAAACTGGAAATGAATGTGTAAAGCCTGAGTGATAAAGTGCTGCTACGTAGGCTGTTACATCGATGTTGATACAATATCTGATTTACAACTGATAAAGTTCCCATATTTTATTGCTTACCAGGAGATATGATCTTTATGCTGgcaacaaaatgtttgaaaccAGGAAGCCAGtgttttcagtcattcattcattcattcattcagtcagtcagtgtagAGAAACTGTAGAATTTACATAAAGATTACATCCGTTCAGTTTTCTTTAGAATTTGAAATATCAGACTGGGTTAAAACATGAGGTGGTTGTACTTGCAGgagcatttccattttacacattatacTTCGACTCCACTTACATCCAAGAGTCAgatataatattttttactcagctacatttgtctgacagctttagttactggttAGACTTTAGATGACCACTGAGTGAAAAACATGAATCtccaaatgtagtgattttgaCCTTGAATCTTTGTGATAAACATGATTAAGTGTACCTTTATGGGTTGACAGAAATCTCCTACTTCTTTTAAACGTAAtataaatgattaatgattttttttcccttttcttttacaTTATCTAGAAAACATGCTTTTTACATTATCTGGAAAACAtggctttttttcttgtgaaaagtTGACTTATTAGAGATACGTGACTCTTAAAGGAAAGCAACACTATAAAAACATGATGATCCTGTAGAATATGATGCACTGCTGGAGAATAAACTGTCTGACAGTATATAAAcaagttaaaatgagctcatctttaaacatctacagcagaaAAGATAGCAGTAgaataaatatactgtaatggtaaaacactgacagggaacatcTTACTGCATTACGAGGACTTAAGTCACTTAAGCATGAGTATACTTTACTGATAATaatttcaaagttttattttagtaATGTTTTGACAAaggatttttacttttactgaagtaggTGATCTAAATACAAACTTCACTACCACTTCAcaatgaaaaagacaagaacACACATATTATTACACAAAATGGTATGATGCTATGAATAGTTGACCTTTATTCCACTGCAAAAGTGTATGAAGATTCCTCAGTAACTTTCCACAGTCCATAAAATGGTACTTCTGCATACACTTCCTTCTTGTAGCCACTAGATGGCACCAGCAGACAAGAACATTTGGGGACCTGTGCTGCGCACATAGCTAGTAGGTTACTGTTACTTACATTTGTCCTTTGCTTCTTTGCCCAGAGAGGTAATCAGGTAATCACTGGACCACATGGCTGAGACCAGCTAAATGTGGTGATGTGTCTCTTTGACTTTTCATGGTGAAAACACATGAGCCACACTATCTTCTCTGTCCCAACCGGACACTCATCCACAcaaaattaatgtaaacattgatttttttgtttgttattgttccACTTAAAACACttcaataaatatttacagttGTGAAAAACGACACTGTTTATAACTGAACTTCAAACATAATTATTATGAAGACAACACAATCGTGACTATCTGTTTATACAGGtcattgtgtgtatttgttatgAGAAGGTTTGTTATGAAAAGCCTTTATTGATGTTGGTGCATACAAACTGATTCATAAAAAGTTTGGGGTTTTTAtcttagaaaaaagaaaaaacagatacGTTTATCTGATGAGttacatgttaaaataatatAGAAGATGGTAGCATGCTAGAAATTGTACTGGTTAATGATAAAATTATCTCACTGTAAAcctactttaaaaaaaaaaagaaatttgtaTATCTCCAAtttgctgatgaagatcatgtgatctgatcaaaagctccagatCAGCTACTAAACAGACCTCATGGTGGGATTTGTTGTCTAACCTCATGAATGAACTTTAGACCTCAGGTATTCTGGTCCTGGTCTCAGTCCTTTGAGATGCACTTTGATGGATGTTGACTCTTTGTTGTTtaatgatacacacacacacacacacctccatcaTTACAGTTGTCTGTGTTATTGTGGGTGATGTAGTGTTATTATTGACTTTGACAGGTGGGACATTTGGTCCCCTGTGCTAAATCATGAAATGATGTCATGACCGAAATGTGTTCTTGTTGTCGTCCTGTCCAGTAGGTGGCGTGTGAAGACCACAACATGACTCATAGAAAAGACTGGAACACTGGTTGTATCTCACTaacagcagaggcagcagtgaGACTTGCTGTTGAGAAGTTTcatactttctttttcttttttcacaataaaagtttgGCTGTGTTCAGGAGGTACTGTGGCTTTTAGCTGATGCGTCACTATTCATTTCCTGGCACTGAGGGAGAGACGTGTGCTATTGCTTAGAGATGGTTGTACTGCCAGAGGAGCACTTGGAGTCTAGATTTATGGCTTTTATTCAGGTTGCTGAGTTGAAATAAACAGTCAAATGAGGAGTCACAGAAGTCGATCATAGAAACCTCAGAGGGAACATTAATTTTAGCATGAATCCCTGCTATTGTGCTGCATATGTCTGTgatatttagttatttaagaAATCTACATATAAATCACATGGACGGATGATATGGAGACGTCTGAAAGCCAGAGGTGTTTATGTTAAATGTTCCCAAACATTTATACTGTTAAGTTTTTCCCAGACCTTCCAGTCAACTGCAGAGATAACAGAGGTGAGGGTTTCTGCTTGTCCGTCTGGCACCCTGACGATTCACCTCCAGATCCTTTCACTCACGTCCCAAATGAACCTACAGCGTCATCTCAGCTGATAAACTCCTTCTTGTCCTTGTGTCGGTGTTGGCAAAGAACTTCACCTTGTATTTACTGAAGTATATCGCTCTctgaatttacatttacttGTTATCACACACTCAATAATCAAGTGGTGATTCTTGTTTGTAATGAGGCCCCAAATGGCTCCTCAGAGCTGGAGTGCAATTGGCTGATTGCCCCTGTTGCTAGGCTACGGCTCCACGGTGTGCCTGATGGGAGCATCACATTGaggaagaaagtgaaaaaaaagatgagcaCAAGGAGAAATGCTATATAACgttattttttaataatggtACTCTATGGTGTAaccataaaacatttacaaaatattcACATGGTGATGCAGTCAGTCAACGACACATTTATATATCCTCAATTATATATCttcaaataaaaagtttatACTCAGAGCGCGTGGTTCAAATGCTGCTGTCTGGAGAGCAATCTATTATTGGTGACATCATACAACATCTCAATACTAACTTCATTTACATTTCCAAGAATCTGCAAACTAACAAGGTTTATGTACAAAATTTACAAGAACACACCTCGACATTGAACCCATCAGACGTGGTCTAAAATGACCAATAATTTCTCCCTGATTACCGCAtacaaatacaatgcaaatgactctcatttcttaaaaatgttaTACATTTCTCAATCACAAATGGGTGATTTTCATAAAGACTTCCCACATGGTGACATGTTGTGAAAATAGCTTATGTCATTTCAACAGGGCATACACAGACCGACATTTCTATTGCTATGTTATGTTTCGATTCAAAAGGTCTTGGAAAGCGCCCTTTATACTCTGTATGGAGCATGAATGTATGGTAAGAAACCATTGTTGGTGAATGTTTGTACATGTTTCTGTGCTTCCCTCTTGTTAGCTTTGTGAGCTGGGATAGGAGGACAAAGTCtagtctttcttctttttggtcTTCAGGACAGAAAACTGTCTCTGACACActccaggagggagagaggtgatGACTCGACGGTCTGATGTTGACTCGAACCGAAGGAAGAACACAGTCTATGTtttgatagttttttttttttcaagtgggCCTGGAAACAAGTGGAGGAGGAATCAGTTTGAGTTCAGgagcctccacctcctgctgtgcCCACATCCTTCACTTTCCACACAGCATCAGACTTGGCACAGCTCCCACGACAGCTGTCCATCATGCATAGGCCAGTGTGCTGTATGTGGAAGGCCAGGCTTTCCCGGGGACGCAGGGAGGATCCCCAAAGCAGATACCTCGATCAGCTTCGGCTCTTCGAGCTCAAGGATCTATGCGGAAAGCTAAAAGCTTGTCAGAGTGGTGGTTGTTCAGGGTGCGCAGGTCCGGCAGACGTAGCAGCAGCTTTGGGAAGAGGGTGCTGTCGTCTGGGCGGCGACTTGTGATGAGAGATCGCAGAGCCTTTATGAGAttctcctgcagctgctccaccGCTCCAACCTCCACTATACCAGAGCGATCTggacaaagagaggagaaatcAGGGTTAGACTCGAGGATATGCAAACAAACAGTACACGCTTTTATGTATGAGCATGAATGAGATGTATGAGATGTATGAGGCTTACCAGCAGAAACCAGCACAACAGCCATGAAAAGCGCCATCTCATCTGGCTCCAGACCCAAAGACCCGAGCTTCTCGCTGAATTCAAACATGGCGTCCAGTAAGGAGCCCATGCCCAGAGCCCTCAGGGACGCCAGCGAGTATGTCTGCCCATTGAGGAAGGTCACCGTCCTCTCCTTGGGGTCAAACAGTGAGCAGAACCTCACCATCAGAACCTGCGGACAGACAGAAGTACACCAGGTCAGCATCAGAAAAgaatcaaaaacagaaagtcAAAAAAATTCTAACAGATGTAACTGGATGTACCTGGAAAGTGCCGGATTTGAGCAGCATGACCTGGTCATGCTGGCTGAGAGTCTGGAAGCCTGGGATGCTCTTTGCGAACTCCACCACTTCTTTAACAGCGGGGGTGAAGCACTGGGAGAAAGACTCCCACACTTCCTGACTGGAGCGACTGGCCGGAGCCACGGGACATGAGTTGAGAGGACACGCctgaaggagacagacagagagaggacattAAAGGAAGTGTAATGGACTTTTTATTGACATTCAATTGATAGATATTC
This Pagrus major chromosome 6, Pma_NU_1.0 DNA region includes the following protein-coding sequences:
- the faim2b gene encoding fas apoptotic inhibitory molecule 2b isoform X2, which gives rise to MKKGKVTDDNEPPTYQEATAGYGEMEAQFAWDDKTIRQTFIRKVYAILMVQLLVTVGIVALFSFCAPVRFFIQTHPGLYMASYLMFFATYIALSCCGDLRRQFPWNIILLVLFTLSMAFMMGFVSSFYNTKSVVLCLGITALVCLSVTIFSFQTKIDVTSCQGVLFSLCMVMLLCAITLSIVVPFGYVPWLHALYAVGAAILFTLFLAFDTQLLLGNKRYSISPEEYVFATLSLYLDIIYLFSFLLQIMGGGRD
- the faim2b gene encoding fas apoptotic inhibitory molecule 2b isoform X1; the encoded protein is MKKGKQVTDDNEPPTYQEATAGYGEMEAQFAWDDKTIRQTFIRKVYAILMVQLLVTVGIVALFSFCAPVRFFIQTHPGLYMASYLMFFATYIALSCCGDLRRQFPWNIILLVLFTLSMAFMMGFVSSFYNTKSVVLCLGITALVCLSVTIFSFQTKIDVTSCQGVLFSLCMVMLLCAITLSIVVPFGYVPWLHALYAVGAAILFTLFLAFDTQLLLGNKRYSISPEEYVFATLSLYLDIIYLFSFLLQIMGGGRD